A stretch of Besnoitia besnoiti strain Bb-Ger1 chromosome III, whole genome shotgun sequence DNA encodes these proteins:
- a CDS encoding hypothetical protein (encoded by transcript BESB_046310) has translation MEPRAEARNERQRTVERAVEVDGDELRPPRVSSSAFQQPSEEAEKRNESQANEKDADGEKTAEDDGVNGNAADGTGEATEAADTKGEYGSSSEVAGGRPPLPVFECTNPCGISPRERTEAQDEASLSEAVKEETEDGGPAPTLSPVPRNCAPGGDAAALPRREESGRRKEEAEVAEGAAGAGSSVDAGSADEGETGMAAGERLETPLESGEPAKLCGILDLLCEEGIVGRTETELCKQKMFQLDVALQAALTKERAAVSQMACLKRDVEDQRSELERLLRESREHEMEMKRLQGKLKDKEAELESSADAEKLLKLQIRELKKEKKSLEDALVGRREEIRQAFGVLTENAAAEIECAKAAALQVEGVKRELEIAAQDPERFRIQAEQFNQVMQVMQSQSASVAQELEALEQKSAGANEKLQALEAKKEEAMLQVTVKRDEVTAAELAERAVMGKTEAAKMAYLQGVESKRAAEIQLKAHSTELKRILDLTSRTRSRFDRAKVDFKKAVSTRDAICAQLPELKSVKFDGEMEGKKLGKGTSSPLVRGRYVFNLMQADRLKEKKRLEIEIDRARETVAAPPRGYESACLYVTVSSRPSPAALQESDTKERSEEVEMAFRKLLELEKEASATRGDVDTWAQHVKALAAQKETLLREVAAAHQRVTETQQTLQIKLIRLECNNYVTLKQNSDQQVAEMLERYKVLSNEVGILRLQVEAKTKAIERRSLQTQKEVEQRCWLRLEQSRLIQKVKEESRLMEENVIEIDRLNNVINTIEKEMLETKRAYQTAVESRNFTGVQLIDRHAKKIK, from the exons ATGGAGCCCagagcagaggcgaggaacGAACGGCAGCGCACAGTCGAGAGAGCTGTGGAAGTCGACGGCGATGAgttgcggccgcctcgcgtctcgtcgtctgccttcCAGCAGCCttccgaggaggcggaaaaaCGCAACGAGAGTCAGGCCAACGAAAAAGATGCCGACGGTGAGAAGACTGCGGAGGATGACGGGGTCAACGGAAACGCAGCCGACGGCaccggcgaggcgacagaagcCGCGGACACAAAGGGGGAGTATGGTAGTTCCTCAGAGGTCGCCGGCGGaaggccgcctctgccggtTTTTGAGTGCACGAACCCGTGTGGGATATCTCCGCGCGAACGGACGGAAGCGCAGGAtgaggcgtcgctctcggAGGCCGTcaaagaggagacggaggacggagggcctgcgccgacgcTCAGTCCAGTGCCACGCAACTGCGCCCCCGGCGGCGATGCGGCCGCCCTGCCccgaagagaggaaagtggaagaagaaaggaggaAGCTGAGGTCGCAGAGGGTGCGGCGGGAGCAGGCTCCTCTGTAGACGCTGGATCCGCTGACGAAGGAGAGACCGGCAtggcggctggcgagcgcctcgaaACCCCTCTCGAGTCTGGAGAGCCCGCGAAACTCTGCGGCATTCTGGATCTGCTGTGCGAGGAAGGAATTGTCGGACGAACTGA AACGGAGCTCTGCAAGCAGAAGATGTTCCAGCTTGacgtcgcgctgcaggcggcgctgacgAAGGAGCGCGCGGCAGTGTCCCAGATGGCCTGCCTCAAACGCGACGTCGAAGACCAGAGGAGCGAACtggagcggctgctgcgagaGTCGCGGGAGCACGAGATGGAAATGAAGAGACTGCAGGGCAAATTGAAGGAC AAAGAAGCGGAACTCGAGAGCTCAGCGGATGCAGAGAAGCTTCTCAAGCTGCAGATTCGCGAGCtcaagaaggagaaaaagagtCTCGAAGACGCCCTCGTCGGCCGGAGAGAGGAAATCCGACAAGCGTTTGGCGTCCTCACTGAgaacgcagccgcagaaatCGAGTGCGCCAAA GCAGCAGCGCTTCAGGTGGAGGGCGTCAAGCGCGAACTGGAAATCGCTGCGCAGGACCCCGAGCGCTTCCGAATACAAGCTGAACAGTTTAACCAAGTGATGCAGGTCATGCAGTCCCAGTCCGCGAGTGTGGCGCAGGAGCTCGAGGCACTCGAGCAGAAGTCAGCCGGGGCGAACGAAAAACTCCAA GCTCTGGAGGCcaagaaggaggaagcgatgCTTCAGGTCACAGTCAAGCGAGACGAAGTGACTGCCGCAGAGCTAGCCGAGCGCGCCGTCATGGGCAAGACAGAAGCTGCCAAA ATGGCGTATCTGCAAGGAGTGGAATCGAAGCGCGCAGCTGAAATTCAGCTGAAGGCGCACTCGACGGAACTGAAAAGGATTCTCGACCTCACAAGCCGAACCCGGAGCCGCTTTGACCGAGCCAAAGT CGACTTCAAGAAGGCGGTTTCGACTCGAGACGCGATTTGTGCTCAGCTCCCCGAGTTGAAGAGCGTCAAG TTTGACGGGGAGATGGAGGGAAAGAAGTTGGGGAAAGGAACCTCGAGTCCTTTGGTGCGTGGACGTTACGTTTTCAACTTGATGCAGGCGGATCGcctgaaggagaagaagcgcctgGAGATCGAGATCGACAGGGCCAGAGAGACGGTAG cggcgccgccgcgcgggtaCGAGTCCGCATGTCTCTATGTTACAGTATCGTCGCGTCCGTCGCCCGCTGCTCTGCAGGAGAGCGACACAAAGgagcgaagcgaagaagtCGAGATGGCG TTCAGAAAGCTGCTTGAGCTGGAgaaagaggcgagcgcgacgcgcggagacgtgGACACCTGGGCGCAGCACGTcaaggcgctcgcggcgcagaaagAGACACTCCTGCGGgaagtcgccgcggcgcatcAGAGAGTcacggagacgcagcagacgctgcagatCAAG CTGATTCGCCTCGAGTGCAACAACTACGTCACGCTCAAGCAGAACTCCGATCAGCAAGTCGCAGAAATGCTTGAAAGATACAAAGTGCTTTCCAACGAAGTCGGCATTCTGCGGCTTCAAGTAGAAGCCAAAACGAAAGCGATCGAG CGCCGCtccctgcagacgcagaaggaagTCGAACAGAGATGCTGGCTGCGACTTGAGCAGTCTCGACTCATTCAGAAGGTCAAAGAGGAAAGCC GCCTCATGGAGGAGAACGTGATAGAAATCGATCGGTTGAACAACGTGATTAACACCATAGAAAAGGAAATGCTGGAAACCAAGCGCGCCTACCAGACTGCTGTGGAGTCGCGCAACTTCACCGGCGTGCAGCTCATCGACAGGCATGCAAAAAAAATCAAATAA